The Sinomicrobium kalidii genome contains a region encoding:
- a CDS encoding acyl-CoA thioesterase codes for MDKRPGILESRKKIRFQDCDPFNHLNNGRYLDYFINAREDQLLEYYDIDIFRIVREQGLGWVVSSSQVAYLKPVFTMEEVVIETQLVRYSDKHLLVEARMWDSDKKVLKSVAWLNFVHFNIRTNKVERHSGEFLELFREVVIPVKSTTFEERHRSFRPQKTASTD; via the coding sequence ATGGACAAACGACCAGGCATTTTGGAAAGCAGAAAAAAAATACGGTTTCAGGACTGTGATCCTTTTAACCATTTGAACAACGGGCGGTATCTCGATTATTTTATCAATGCCCGTGAAGACCAGTTACTGGAATATTACGATATCGATATTTTCCGGATAGTCCGGGAACAGGGGCTCGGATGGGTCGTCAGTAGTAGCCAGGTAGCTTATTTAAAGCCCGTGTTTACCATGGAAGAAGTCGTGATCGAAACCCAGCTTGTCCGGTATTCAGACAAACACCTGCTGGTGGAAGCCCGTATGTGGGACAGCGATAAAAAAGTCCTGAAATCGGTAGCCTGGCTCAATTTTGTACATTTTAATATCCGGACCAACAAGGTAGAGCGGCACTCCGGTGAATTTCTCGAACTTTTCAGGGAAGTGGTCATCCCGGTAAAAAGCACTACTTTTGAAGAGCGTCACAGGAGTTTCAGGCCTCAGAAAACCGCCTCAACGGATTGA
- the deoD gene encoding purine-nucleoside phosphorylase, which translates to MSLHIRAEKEDIAETVLLPGDPLRAKWIAENFLTEARLYSDIRGMYGFTGSYKGKKISVQGTGMGMPSISIYTHELINDYGARQLIRIGSAGAYQPYIKVRDIILAMSASTNSNINRIHFNQDSFAPTADHELFIKAVKTAESKGIAIKSGNILTSDVFYDNDPDYYKKWAEYGVLGVEMETAALYSVAARFGVRALAILTVTDHLVTRESITVEERQTSLEEMVTLALQLA; encoded by the coding sequence ATGAGTTTACATATACGAGCTGAAAAAGAAGACATTGCGGAAACCGTATTGCTCCCGGGCGACCCGCTACGGGCCAAATGGATAGCAGAAAATTTTCTGACGGAAGCCAGGTTGTACAGCGATATACGCGGAATGTACGGATTTACCGGTTCGTACAAGGGAAAGAAAATATCCGTTCAGGGCACGGGCATGGGCATGCCTTCCATAAGTATCTATACCCACGAACTGATAAATGACTACGGCGCCAGGCAATTAATCCGTATAGGCAGTGCGGGCGCTTATCAACCTTATATAAAGGTACGGGACATTATCCTGGCTATGTCGGCCTCGACCAACAGTAACATCAACCGTATCCACTTTAACCAGGACAGCTTTGCTCCTACCGCAGATCATGAGCTTTTCATCAAAGCGGTAAAAACTGCGGAATCCAAAGGTATTGCCATAAAATCCGGAAATATACTCACCAGCGACGTCTTTTATGACAACGACCCGGATTATTATAAAAAATGGGCGGAATACGGCGTACTCGGGGTGGAAATGGAAACTGCCGCACTTTATTCGGTAGCAGCCCGATTCGGGGTGCGGGCATTGGCCATCCTCACGGTAACCGACCATCTCGTTACCCGGGAAAGCATTACGGTAGAGGAAAGACAAACCTCGCTGGAAGAAATGGTAACGCTTGCCTTACAACTTGCGTAA
- a CDS encoding L-threonylcarbamoyladenylate synthase has protein sequence MAELIRIYEENPNPREIQKVVKVLKQGGLVIYPTDTVYGLGCDITNSKALERIARIKGVKLEKANFSFICADLSNLSDYVKQMENSTFKLLKRALPGPFTFILSGNNNLPKDFKKKKTVGIRVPANNIAQALVRELGNPIVSTSIHDEDELLEYTTDPGLIYEKWDNLVDIVIDGGYGDNVASTVVDLTGYEPEVIRQGKGDIEEIL, from the coding sequence ATGGCCGAACTTATCAGAATATATGAAGAAAATCCCAATCCACGGGAGATACAGAAGGTAGTAAAGGTTTTAAAACAAGGGGGACTGGTGATTTATCCTACGGATACGGTGTACGGTTTGGGTTGTGATATTACCAATTCCAAAGCCCTGGAACGCATTGCCAGGATAAAGGGCGTGAAGCTCGAAAAGGCCAATTTCTCTTTTATATGTGCAGACCTCAGTAATTTGTCCGACTACGTAAAACAGATGGAAAATTCAACTTTTAAATTGCTGAAACGGGCACTGCCCGGACCGTTTACCTTTATACTTTCCGGTAACAATAACCTGCCCAAAGATTTTAAAAAGAAAAAAACCGTAGGTATCCGTGTCCCGGCCAACAATATTGCCCAGGCACTGGTACGGGAACTGGGAAACCCTATAGTATCTACGTCCATACATGACGAAGACGAGTTGCTGGAGTATACCACCGATCCGGGGCTCATTTATGAAAAGTGGGACAACCTGGTAGATATCGTCATTGACGGCGGATACGGAGACAATGTTGCTTCAACCGTAGTAGACCTTACCGGGTATGAACCCGAAGTGATACGACAGGGGAAGGGTGATATCGAGGAGATTTTATAG
- the deoC gene encoding deoxyribose-phosphate aldolase, which translates to MKINRYIDHTLLKPSATEKDIVRLCEEALHYRFYSVCVHGCYVATAREVLKDAADVYICAVAGFPLGAMSTKAKVFESEQAVADGADEIDMVINLGWLKSAETKKVREEITAVKKAIGPCVLKVIMETCYLTDAEKTLASTLAADAGADFVKTSTGFGTGGATLHDIGIMKAAVAGKAQLKASGGIKSFDVAQKYIALGVTRIGTSNGIAIVEGLTSNESY; encoded by the coding sequence ATGAAAATAAACCGCTATATAGATCATACCCTGTTAAAGCCATCGGCCACGGAAAAGGATATCGTCCGTTTGTGTGAAGAGGCCCTGCACTATCGCTTTTATTCCGTATGTGTACACGGCTGTTACGTAGCCACTGCCCGTGAGGTCCTGAAGGATGCTGCCGATGTTTACATTTGTGCGGTTGCCGGGTTCCCCCTTGGGGCCATGAGTACAAAGGCCAAGGTTTTTGAATCGGAACAGGCCGTAGCCGACGGTGCGGATGAAATCGACATGGTCATTAACCTGGGGTGGCTTAAATCTGCTGAAACAAAAAAAGTCAGGGAAGAGATCACGGCCGTTAAAAAAGCTATAGGTCCTTGTGTACTGAAAGTCATCATGGAAACCTGCTATCTTACCGATGCCGAAAAAACACTGGCCAGTACCCTCGCTGCGGATGCCGGTGCCGACTTCGTAAAGACCTCTACGGGCTTCGGTACGGGCGGGGCTACCCTTCACGATATCGGAATAATGAAAGCTGCCGTAGCCGGAAAAGCACAGTTAAAAGCTTCCGGGGGTATAAAAAGTTTTGATGTTGCGCAAAAATACATAGCTTTGGGGGTTACCCGGATCGGGACTTCCAATGGCATTGCCATTGTAGAGGGGCTTACTTCTAACGAATCTTATTGA
- a CDS encoding DUF1835 domain-containing protein has product MTRTLHITNGDGFTSHLKELKLEGEIITWREMLCEGRTVTEVGSESFWKTRFEFLNKNYKITKTNFIEATLKEYRRLCNQKTQEEIILWFDEDLFCQINMIAVVSWLKKHRNGAQISLVCGKKKKTKPFILTNHTREQLHKLYESRIQLTQDDIEYADYIWQLYCSETPLRLETFSKFNSSQFPYLTDAIALHLHRFPTVKNGLNHLENSTLAIADSKKIASKEKFVEMLIKNESNYGFGDLQYFRLINTIKPLFKSFNPVKLNPMGKDVLNKVQNYYPFIKRDDIYLGGTKKYSFLYHEDTARLLKL; this is encoded by the coding sequence ATGACTAGAACCTTGCACATTACCAATGGGGATGGCTTTACTTCTCATCTCAAAGAATTAAAGCTGGAAGGAGAAATTATTACCTGGAGAGAGATGCTCTGTGAAGGGAGAACGGTAACCGAAGTGGGCAGTGAATCTTTCTGGAAAACCCGTTTCGAGTTTTTAAACAAGAACTACAAGATTACCAAGACCAACTTCATCGAGGCCACGCTAAAGGAATACAGGCGATTGTGTAATCAAAAGACCCAGGAAGAGATTATCCTTTGGTTTGATGAGGACCTTTTCTGCCAGATCAACATGATAGCGGTGGTCAGCTGGCTGAAGAAACACCGCAACGGGGCACAGATCTCACTGGTCTGCGGAAAGAAAAAGAAAACCAAGCCCTTTATCCTCACCAACCACACCAGGGAGCAGTTGCACAAGTTATACGAATCCCGAATACAACTCACACAAGACGATATAGAATACGCCGACTACATCTGGCAACTTTACTGCAGCGAAACTCCCCTACGATTAGAGACCTTTTCCAAATTCAATTCTTCCCAATTTCCTTATCTCACCGATGCTATTGCCCTGCACCTGCACCGGTTTCCCACAGTTAAGAACGGGTTGAATCACCTGGAGAACAGTACGCTTGCCATTGCAGACAGCAAAAAAATAGCATCAAAGGAAAAATTTGTGGAGATGCTTATCAAGAATGAAAGTAATTACGGCTTCGGGGATTTACAGTATTTCAGACTGATAAATACCATCAAGCCCTTATTTAAATCGTTCAACCCGGTAAAGCTAAATCCCATGGGAAAAGACGTGTTGAACAAAGTACAGAATTATTATCCCTTTATAAAACGAGACGATATATACCTCGGGGGGACCAAAAAATACAGCTTCCTGTATCACGAAGATACAGCCAGGCTATTAAAACTGTAA
- a CDS encoding nucleoside phosphorylase, whose protein sequence is MKIAESELMLNADGSIYHLNLKPENISDTIIFVGDQDRVGRITKHFDTVEFTTQKREFRTETGIYKGKRLTVISTGIGPDNIDIVLNELDALVNIDLDKRIAKKKLTSLNIIRVGTSGALQKDIPVGAFLASSFALDLNGMLHAYPTEAIARPEIEDAFIKHTAWSPRKSRPLVISGDEKLRDFFNDSGIYHGVTATAGGFYGPQGRVLRLPLQDPGLNRKIDSFAHGELKITNLEMETSAIYGLSGLLGHRAISLNAIIANRANGTFAEHPKKIVEDLITYTLEKVIGIPD, encoded by the coding sequence ATGAAAATAGCGGAATCCGAACTGATGCTCAATGCCGACGGCAGTATCTATCACCTGAACCTGAAACCTGAAAATATCTCAGACACCATCATTTTTGTAGGTGACCAGGACCGTGTTGGCAGGATCACAAAACATTTTGACACAGTGGAATTTACCACACAAAAACGGGAATTCCGGACAGAGACAGGTATTTACAAGGGAAAAAGGCTTACCGTGATCTCCACAGGGATTGGCCCGGACAATATCGACATTGTGCTCAACGAACTGGATGCACTGGTCAATATCGACCTCGATAAACGCATAGCCAAAAAAAAACTCACTTCGCTGAATATTATCCGTGTGGGGACTTCGGGAGCACTGCAAAAGGATATTCCCGTCGGGGCTTTCCTGGCCAGTTCGTTTGCACTCGACCTGAACGGGATGCTCCACGCCTACCCTACCGAAGCTATTGCCCGCCCGGAAATAGAAGATGCCTTTATAAAACACACGGCATGGAGCCCCCGGAAGTCACGGCCACTCGTCATATCAGGCGATGAAAAACTCCGGGATTTTTTTAATGACAGCGGAATATATCACGGGGTTACGGCTACAGCCGGTGGTTTTTACGGTCCGCAGGGACGCGTATTGCGCCTGCCCTTACAGGACCCCGGACTGAACAGGAAGATTGACAGCTTTGCCCACGGCGAACTGAAAATCACAAACCTCGAAATGGAAACCTCCGCCATTTACGGGCTTTCCGGACTGCTGGGTCACCGTGCCATTTCCCTCAATGCCATTATAGCCAACCGGGCCAACGGCACTTTTGCGGAACACCCGAAAAAAATAGTGGAAGACCTGATCACCTATACACTGGAAAAAGTAATCGGGATACCGGATTAA
- a CDS encoding translation initiation factor, with protein sequence MGNKNKLNSLEDLGNFVFSTGEEPVFDDEETNSPSPGEQYLEAHFSNKGRGGKTVTVVKGFHGSETDLKELGKFLKTKCGVGGSVKNGEIIIQGNYRDRVMELLKDEGYNVKRVGG encoded by the coding sequence ATGGGCAACAAAAACAAACTTAACAGCCTTGAAGACCTCGGAAACTTCGTTTTTTCTACAGGAGAAGAGCCTGTTTTCGATGATGAAGAAACGAATAGCCCTTCCCCCGGTGAGCAATACCTGGAAGCGCATTTCAGCAACAAGGGCCGCGGCGGAAAGACCGTTACTGTCGTCAAGGGGTTTCATGGCAGTGAAACCGACCTGAAAGAACTCGGAAAATTCCTGAAAACCAAATGCGGTGTAGGAGGTTCCGTAAAGAACGGTGAAATTATCATACAGGGGAATTACCGGGACAGGGTCATGGAATTGTTGAAGGATGAAGGCTATAATGTAAAACGTGTAGGCGGATAG
- a CDS encoding response regulator: MNKNDIAIVDDHLLFAQSLTSLVSTFEKYNVLFHAPNGKEFITEMENRKETPDVVLLDINMPVMDGLETMAWIKEHYPHLKVLALSMDDREETIIKMLRLGARGYLLKDIHPNIFEKAIEDVLTKGFYFSDKITNTILDSIDKKDNSNELRLKDREMEFLKLACTERTYKEIADDMFLSPKTIDGYREVLFEKLEVKSRIGLVLYAIKNKLIEV, from the coding sequence ATGAATAAGAATGATATTGCCATAGTCGATGATCATTTACTCTTCGCGCAATCCCTGACCTCTCTCGTTTCCACTTTTGAAAAATACAATGTGTTGTTCCATGCCCCGAACGGGAAGGAATTTATAACGGAAATGGAAAACAGGAAAGAAACTCCCGACGTGGTACTCCTGGATATCAATATGCCCGTAATGGACGGACTGGAAACCATGGCCTGGATAAAAGAACATTACCCGCACCTGAAAGTGCTCGCCCTTTCCATGGACGACCGGGAAGAGACCATCATAAAAATGCTCCGGCTGGGGGCCAGGGGGTATTTGTTAAAAGACATCCACCCCAATATTTTTGAAAAGGCCATAGAGGACGTACTGACCAAGGGGTTTTACTTTTCGGACAAGATCACCAATACCATCCTGGATTCCATTGATAAAAAGGATAATTCCAACGAATTGCGGCTCAAAGACAGGGAAATGGAATTCCTGAAACTGGCCTGTACAGAACGAACCTACAAAGAAATCGCCGACGACATGTTTCTCTCTCCGAAAACCATTGACGGCTATCGCGAGGTACTCTTTGAAAAACTGGAAGTAAAGAGCAGGATAGGACTGGTGTTGTATGCCATAAAAAACAAGCTTATTGAAGTGTGA
- a CDS encoding TetR/AcrR family transcriptional regulator: protein MQNKAERTSRFIIATTASIFNRNGYAATSMSTITRATKLTKGAIYGNFRNKEELAIEAFRYNVKRILREVREHQESSSSPLQKLLLITDFYRNYYDFSQDMGGCPIINIGVDANHQNEKLLDGVRNIIRKIEQSLANIIEEGKTAGELKPGLDPAGSARQMFSIIEGAVFMSFTMDDRSYLERTMDILEHIVLREWKFDK, encoded by the coding sequence GTGCAAAACAAAGCGGAAAGAACATCCAGGTTTATTATTGCCACTACAGCTTCCATTTTTAACAGGAACGGCTATGCGGCTACCAGTATGAGCACCATCACCAGGGCCACAAAACTCACCAAGGGTGCCATTTACGGTAATTTCCGGAATAAGGAAGAACTCGCCATAGAAGCTTTTCGTTATAATGTAAAGCGCATTTTACGCGAAGTGCGCGAACACCAGGAAAGCAGTTCGTCTCCCCTGCAAAAGTTACTGCTCATTACGGATTTTTACCGGAATTATTACGATTTCTCACAGGACATGGGCGGGTGCCCGATAATCAACATCGGTGTCGATGCCAACCATCAGAACGAAAAACTCCTGGACGGCGTGCGAAACATTATTCGGAAAATCGAACAAAGCCTGGCGAATATCATAGAAGAGGGAAAAACTGCTGGTGAACTAAAACCCGGGCTGGACCCGGCCGGAAGTGCACGGCAGATGTTCAGTATTATTGAGGGAGCGGTTTTCATGAGTTTTACAATGGACGATCGTTCGTACCTGGAACGTACCATGGATATCCTGGAGCACATAGTCCTGCGGGAATGGAAATTTGATAAATGA
- the smpB gene encoding SsrA-binding protein SmpB, translating into MQKNINIKNRRARFEYDILDKYVAGIVLAGTEIKSIRLGKASIAESFCEFNDKGELFVINMYIQEYSHGTHYNHSPRSERKLLLNKNELRKLNKEVKNVGLTIVPLRLFINDRGLAKMEIALVKGKKLHDKRETIKDRENKRNLDRIKKSYR; encoded by the coding sequence ATGCAAAAAAATATCAACATAAAAAACAGGCGTGCGCGCTTTGAGTATGATATTCTCGACAAATATGTCGCCGGGATCGTGCTTGCCGGTACCGAGATAAAATCCATACGGCTGGGCAAGGCATCCATTGCCGAAAGTTTTTGCGAATTCAACGACAAGGGAGAACTCTTTGTCATCAACATGTATATCCAGGAATACTCACACGGGACACACTACAACCACAGCCCCCGGAGCGAACGCAAACTTCTTCTGAACAAGAACGAACTCCGGAAACTCAATAAGGAGGTCAAAAACGTAGGGCTGACCATCGTTCCCCTGCGCCTGTTTATCAATGACCGCGGACTGGCCAAAATGGAGATCGCCCTGGTAAAAGGTAAAAAGCTGCACGACAAACGCGAAACCATTAAAGACCGGGAAAACAAACGCAACCTGGACCGGATTAAAAAGTCATACCGGTAA